The Halostagnicola kamekurae sequence CAGCGTCTACTCGGCTAACCTCGATAGCCTCGAACTGTCGCTCGAGGACGGCGAATTCGATCTCGATCTCTCCTATCGCGATCAGGACGTCGCGGACAAGTTCACCGAGATGTGGGAGGGGATGCGATGACCCAAAACGTCGTCCGGCTGGACGAAGCACCGCTTTTCGAGGTGCTGACAGTCGCGAGTCTCTTCCTGGTGGCGCTCGTCGGAACGGTTATCGCCTATCAGGCCTTCCGCGGATACCGACGAAACGACAGCAGGTCCATGCTGTATCTCTCTGTCGGTCTCCTGTTGCTTACGGTTTGTCCGTTCCTGATCAACGTGTTCGTCACGACGGTCATCAGTCCGTCGCAGGTCGTCACGGTGTTCCTCGAGAACGTGAGTCGACTGCTCGGCTTATTGTCGATAATGTACTCGCTGTACGGGAGACATTGACGCTGGGTACTGGGTTCGAGCGTTCGGATACTAGTTTTCTCAAAAGACGCGATCGACTACCGAGCACAGATCGCCTGGAGGGCCATTCTGCACAGTGATGAACCCGTTCACCGTCGCAGTAGGTTCAACGGAGTCCGAACGGACTCGATCGGGGTCGACGAAAGCGTCGATGGTGATTGTCAGAGGCACCCCCCAATCGAGCCGATGGTCGAGAAACGCGGTCCGACCGAAGGTCGAACGTCGCGTCCTCATCGTCAAATTGCTCCGTCGACTACTAATACCACGACATGATTTTCTGGGTGAGAAAACGCTCCGGACAAAGGCCGTCCGGAAGGAGGGGTTCGTACGGCTTTCCGGTCCCGGTTCGCTCTGTGCTCGAGCACAGAACTACTCAGCTGCTCGAATCGATAGCAGCACCGTGATCGCGGTTAGACAGCGCTTCGATACGACTTTGGGGTCGGTCGCCGAAAGATACCCATGGATCGCTCCGGGTTCGTCAAGCTGTCCGTCGTCGCGTTCGGACTCGTCGTCTGCAGTTTTTTCATCCGCGGCATGAGCCAGCTGTTCGTCGGTCAGACGACCGCGGAGATGCTGCAGGCGCCGCTCGCGATCGTCGGGTTTTCGATTCTCGTCTACCTGTTCGTCCGGGCGACGCTCGACGCGGCCGGAATCTGGTCGGTCGGGGAGACGTGACGGAAGGAAACCGTTTTTCGCACCGCGAACGATAGCACGGACATGACCATGCAGGAGCGATACGTCTCCGAACTCGGACCCGACGATCGCGCCGCCTTTTTCCAGCGCGACGCCGGTATCGAGTCGATCCGATCCGATGTCCGGGAGATCGTCGACCGAGTTCGCGAAGAAGGCGACGTCGCCGTCCGCGAGTTCACCGAACGGTTCGACGACGTCTCGGTCGGGAACCTCGAGATCACGGACGAGTGCGAACGGGCCTACGACGCGCTCGAGGAGGACCTGCTCGAGGCGATCGAAACCGCCGTCGCGAACGTCGAGGAGTTCCACGAGGCACAACTACCCGAAGACTGGCGGGAGTCGTTCGCCCCCGGACGGGAACTTGGGAGACGATTTCGACCCATCGACCGCATCGGCGTCTACGTCCCCGGCGGAAACGCGGCCTATCCCTCGAGTGCGATCATGGGTATCGTGCCGGCGGTCGTCGCAGGCGTTGAGCACGTGTCGGTCGTCACGCCGCCGGCGGATCAACTTAACCCGGTCACGCTTGCAGCGATCCACGCCGCGGGCGCGGACGCGGTTTACAGCGTCGGCGGCGCGCAGGCAATCGCCGCGCTCGCGTACGGAACCGAGTCGGTCACGCGCGCTCAGAAAATCGTCGGGCCCGGGAACCGGTGGGTGACCGCGGCGAAAGCCGAGGTTCGCGGCGACGTCGCGATCGACTTTCTGGCGGGGCCGAGCGAGGTCCTCGTCGTCGCCGACGACACCGCAGACCCCGAACTCGTCGCGTCGGAACTGATCGCACAGGCAGAACACGACCCCAACGCCTCGGTCGTCGCGATCACGGACGACGAGGAGGTCGGGTCGGAAATCGTCGCGGCGCTCGAGGCCCAAACGAGCGAACGCGAGCGCGAGGAAACGATCCGCGCTGCGCTCTCGAACGATGCGAGCGGGGTCCTCGTGGCCCGTTCGATGAGCGAAGCGATCCTCTTTGCGGAATCGTACGCTCCCGAACACCTCTCGATTATCGCCGCCGACGACGAGGGGGTTCTCGAGCGAATCGACAGCGCCGGGAGCGTCTTTCTGGGACCGGCCACGCCGGTCGCGGCCGGCGACTACGCGAGCGGAACGAACCACGTCCTGCCGACCAACGGCGGTGCTCGCGTGACCGGCGGTCTGTCCGTCGAAACGTTCCTTCGATCGACGACCGTCCAGCGGCTCTCCGAATCTGGACTCGAAGATCTCGGCGACACCATTACGGCCCTCGCGACCGCGGAAGGGCTCGAGGGACACGCAGAGAGCGTTCGAAAACGGTTGGAT is a genomic window containing:
- a CDS encoding DUF7521 family protein, with product MTQNVVRLDEAPLFEVLTVASLFLVALVGTVIAYQAFRGYRRNDSRSMLYLSVGLLLLTVCPFLINVFVTTVISPSQVVTVFLENVSRLLGLLSIMYSLYGRH
- the hisD gene encoding histidinol dehydrogenase, coding for MTMQERYVSELGPDDRAAFFQRDAGIESIRSDVREIVDRVREEGDVAVREFTERFDDVSVGNLEITDECERAYDALEEDLLEAIETAVANVEEFHEAQLPEDWRESFAPGRELGRRFRPIDRIGVYVPGGNAAYPSSAIMGIVPAVVAGVEHVSVVTPPADQLNPVTLAAIHAAGADAVYSVGGAQAIAALAYGTESVTRAQKIVGPGNRWVTAAKAEVRGDVAIDFLAGPSEVLVVADDTADPELVASELIAQAEHDPNASVVAITDDEEVGSEIVAALEAQTSEREREETIRAALSNDASGVLVARSMSEAILFAESYAPEHLSIIAADDEGVLERIDSAGSVFLGPATPVAAGDYASGTNHVLPTNGGARVTGGLSVETFLRSTTVQRLSESGLEDLGDTITALATAEGLEGHAESVRKRLDRD